In Kazachstania africana CBS 2517 chromosome 11, complete genome, the DNA window ACGCTATTATCTGTGATATTAACAAATTTTGAGGTACTGAACCCAGATAGAAGATTCGATTCAATGATCCAGTCGTTGTTTTGATCCAAATGTGGATATAAAGTGActtgttgttgttgagAGCCTGCAGGATAAAGATGGGAATGAGAATGTAAATATCCACCCATTGTATTTAGATGACGTAGAGTCACTTTTGAAGTTACACCTACTTCTGCTTGAATGTCACTTGGAATGCTATTACCCTGTAGAGTGGTTCTAAATTGCGGCGAAAAGAAACTGGATCCATCAGAATCCAAACGTAAAGCATGGAAATGAATTTGGAAGAAAGCACAGTATAATATAAATGGGACGACAagtaaaaataacaatttaGCAATAGCCACTCTCAAAATTTGTGACACAGATTTTGTTAGATCACCAATCATGAACCAAAGTCTCCAGATACAAAGGAGCCCTACCCATGCTAGGGTAAAAAGACCGACCCATTTAGAAGAAGTGGCAAAGCCTAATGCGATGCCCGTCGATAGTAAAGCTTTGTAAGACAGAAGAGAATCagtttggaaaatttcgtatttcttgaaagaatatACAACGAGTGCGATAAAGAAGATCAATGGGGAATCTAGTAAAATGTAACGACTTATGGTAACGAATGAATTTTCAACGACAAACCCAAGGGCAGTTAGGAAAGCTACCCAAACTCTGACACCAGATAGACGCAAAGTAAAATAAAGTAAGAAAACGGTTACAGATCCCAAAGTAGCAGAGAATAGTCTCATTACTACATAAGGCGTAGAAGTTGTAAATTTGTCACCAATGGCTTCAAAAGCGAAACTGCCGTCAAAACCAGCCAACGATGCAACACCAGCGTATAACATTTTTGCTAAAGGTGGATGAACGTCCATGAAGAACGTACCTTTGATATACTCAGAGGCAAACCCACCAAAGTGGACTTCATCGAAAACGACACTATCAGGATATGATAAACCATGTGCCCTGACAATAATGGTGATAATACCCAGAGTAACCAGTAAAATCTTTTCCAGTATCGATCTTGATGTACGCAAGTCTTTCAATAGACCTGAGGGCTCTGTCTTGAGAAAGGACCTCTTAGGACCCTTCACTATGTCCAACGGCACGATTGGATCAGTCGACATGCTTATATTCTGCTGAGTTCACTGCGATGAAACGTTTTGAATGGTGTCGTAAGATTGAAGTTTTTGCATTATTCTTCGAGATATACGAGTAGGCGAAGATGCGAAATTTCGCAGGCATATCAAAGTTGATGCGGAGACATAGACAGTAGCAAAATGGCCAATCGAGATCACGTGGTGGTGCGATTTTGTAGTGCTACTAGGTAGTTACGCTCATTGTACATGCATTTTTATGTTTGCCCTGGACAATTGAAGGCCAGCACCTTAAATAATGACATGTGCAAATGTGCAACAGAACTGTCAACTGTGGACTCTTTCTCGAGGAGATTTTCCTCGAGAACATTTAACTCGTCACTATAGTAAACAGCGTCGATATATATTCGATTATCTAGGCATCATAGCGTGCATTTTGTGTTAAAATCTTCCACTCGCAATACTAGCCAAAAgtcatttctttctcacGTGACCGCAGActctaatttttgatatgaagtaaaaaaaattggcaTAAGGAAGGGTGGCAAAACTGGtgaattgattttaatttGGATTCTTAGACTAAGAGAAGTGAAGAAACAAGTCGAGGATGTCTGCTACAATTGAGAACGCCAGAGAGTTGGTGGTTGCTGAAAAGTACAACGAGGCTGAACAAGTTTATTTGCAACTTTTAGAGAGAAGTTTGGTGAATGCCACCGAGTCCTTGAAGAATGAACAAGAATCGTGCATATTGGAGCTGGGCCAACTTTACGTTAAATTACATGCCAGCGACAAGTTACGCGAGTTTATACCTCACTCTACAGAATATATGTTGCAGTTTGCCAAGTCGAAGACAGCAAAAGTATTGAAGAcattaattgaaaaatttgaacaagTACCAAATTCCATCGATGATCAAATCTACGTGTGTGAAAAAGCCATCGATTTTGCAAAAAAGGAGAAGagacaatttttgaaacattCTCTTACGATTAAATTAGCTACTTTGCACTATCAGAAGAAACAATACAAAAACGCCTTGACTCTAATAGACGAATTACTGAGAGagttcaaaaaattggatgaTAAACCTTCTTTAGTGGATGTCCATCTTTTAGAAAGTAAAGTTTATCataaattgagaaatttaGCTAAATCTAAGGCTGCCTTGACTGCGTCAAGAACTGCTGCAAACTCCATTTATTGTCCTACCATTACAGTGGCAGAATTAGATTTAATGAGTGGTATATTGCATTGTGAAGATAAGGATTATAAAACAGcattttcttatttctaTGAGAGTTTTGAAGGATTCCATAATTTGACTTCATATCATAATTCATTTGCTAAATCATGTCAAGTCCTTAAATATATGCTTCTATCCAAAATCATGctaaatttaattgatgaCGTtaagaatattttaaatgCCAAGTACACAAAGGAAACATACCAATCTCGTGAAATTGACGCTATGAAAGCCGTCGCGGAAGCTTACAGCAACAGATCCCTTTTGGAATTTAATACAGCATTAGATAACTACAAAACGGAATTAATGAACGATGATTTGATTAGGTCTCATTTCAATGCATTATACGATACTTTGTTGGagtcaaatttatcaaagatCATCGAACCATTTGAATGTGTTGAAATTTCTCACATTTCCAAGATAATTGGTCTGGATTCACAACAAGTTGAAGGCAAATTATCACAAATGATTCTAGATAAAGTCTTCTATGGTGTTTTAGATCAAGGGAATGGATGGTTGTACATTTACGACACGCCTCACCAGGATGCTACTTACGATTCCGCATTGGAACTGGTATCTGAACTCAATAAAGTGGTAGATCAATTGTTCGAAAAAGCAAGTGTATTATACTGAACAAAATTTGTATATACTCACCATCTATATAAATACAGATATAAAACGAATACTTTGATAACTTACTCCCatcaatataataatctcatcgaaaaaaaaaaggacattttttatttgaatttgataaaaactTCGAAAGCTTCAACAATAGGGTCTAAAAACCATGTCAAATTTTGGTAGGAGAACATGGAATAAGGAGGAATATGCAGCTGGCTTGCATGATAAGGGACCACAACCATatactgaaaatgaattacGACAGCTGAAGGCAAAATATACGGATTACAACAAACTAATGCAGGAttctattaaaaatttgaatcagCGAACATTGCAGACAAACGTGTCACAGTACAAGAAGGGTAAACAGTTTGGGTTTTACTGTGACCTGTGTGATCTCACGTATAAAGACACTCTGCAATATATCAATCATCTGAATCATAAGACGCACGAACTCAAGTTCAACTCGATATTCAATGAGGACCTTATCCTAAATAAAAgagataatgatgatatttccactgaagaatttgagCAATCATATAAGGAGCTACTTAAAGATTTTGTCAAGGAGAATAGTACTAGAACAAGACAGGCTAAACAAGCAAAAATTGAGAGGAAATCGACTCCAACTAATGACAGTAAATCAGAGATGGCACAACTAATGGGATTTCAGAATTTCGCCACATCAAAGAGGTAGACAATAGTttgtatgtata includes these proteins:
- the KAFR0K02400 gene encoding uncharacterized protein (similar to Saccharomyces cerevisiae PMT1 (YDL095W); ancestral locus Anc_2.362), whose product is MSTDPIVPLDIVKGPKRSFLKTEPSGLLKDLRTSRSILEKILLVTLGIITIIVRAHGLSYPDSVVFDEVHFGGFASEYIKGTFFMDVHPPLAKMLYAGVASLAGFDGSFAFEAIGDKFTTSTPYVVMRLFSATLGSVTVFLLYFTLRLSGVRVWVAFLTALGFVVENSFVTISRYILLDSPLIFFIALVVYSFKKYEIFQTDSLLSYKALLSTGIALGFATSSKWVGLFTLAWVGLLCIWRLWFMIGDLTKSVSQILRVAIAKLLFLLVVPFILYCAFFQIHFHALRLDSDGSSFFSPQFRTTLQGNSIPSDIQAEVGVTSKVTLRHLNTMGGYLHSHSHLYPAGSQQQQVTLYPHLDQNNDWIIESNLLSGFSTSKFVNITDNSVIRLFHESTHCRLHSHDHKAPVSEGSDWQKEVSCYGYTGFEGDANDDWVVEIDQDASKPGIAQKQVIAIDTKFRLRHASSKCYLFSHEVKLPDWGFEQQEVTCASSGKAHLSLWYVENNEHPLLNETSVHVSYEKPGFWAKFVESHEKMWNINKNLVESHIYESLPKDWPFLLRGISYWGEENRAVYLLGNAIMWWSVSAFIVLFVAIVFVELISWQLGYGSFIQEKHIFNFHVQVIHYLLGFAVHYAPSFLMKRQMFLHHYLPAYYFGILALGHALDIVVSYVFKKRRYVGYSIVVIFIVGCAVFFNQFKPLIYASKWTNSECTKSQWLVNWDYNCATFPDSISDYPSLDANRIRGAMATPTATKDEDAGVIEELNEENVNQLL
- the RPN6 gene encoding proteasome regulatory particle lid subunit RPN6 (similar to Saccharomyces cerevisiae RPN6 (YDL097C); ancestral locus Anc_2.361): MSATIENARELVVAEKYNEAEQVYLQLLERSLVNATESLKNEQESCILELGQLYVKLHASDKLREFIPHSTEYMLQFAKSKTAKVLKTLIEKFEQVPNSIDDQIYVCEKAIDFAKKEKRQFLKHSLTIKLATLHYQKKQYKNALTLIDELLREFKKLDDKPSLVDVHLLESKVYHKLRNLAKSKAALTASRTAANSIYCPTITVAELDLMSGILHCEDKDYKTAFSYFYESFEGFHNLTSYHNSFAKSCQVLKYMLLSKIMLNLIDDVKNILNAKYTKETYQSREIDAMKAVAEAYSNRSLLEFNTALDNYKTELMNDDLIRSHFNALYDTLLESNLSKIIEPFECVEISHISKIIGLDSQQVEGKLSQMILDKVFYGVLDQGNGWLYIYDTPHQDATYDSALELVSELNKVVDQLFEKASVLY
- the SNU23 gene encoding U4/U6-U5 snRNP complex subunit SNU23 (similar to Saccharomyces cerevisiae SNU23 (YDL098C); ancestral locus Anc_2.359), whose amino-acid sequence is MSNFGRRTWNKEEYAAGLHDKGPQPYTENELRQLKAKYTDYNKLMQDSIKNLNQRTLQTNVSQYKKGKQFGFYCDLCDLTYKDTLQYINHLNHKTHELKFNSIFNEDLILNKRDNDDISTEEFEQSYKELLKDFVKENSTRTRQAKQAKIERKSTPTNDSKSEMAQLMGFQNFATSKR